Proteins from a single region of Dysosmobacter acutus:
- a CDS encoding AbrB/MazE/SpoVT family DNA-binding domain-containing protein, producing MNGPKGKYAWTVTVGEKGQFVIPKQAREIFDIHPGDTLILLGDEQRGIAIPPKESFSEFAARLFDTATADSGR from the coding sequence ATGAACGGACCAAAAGGGAAATACGCATGGACTGTGACGGTGGGAGAAAAGGGGCAGTTTGTCATTCCGAAGCAAGCCCGTGAGATTTTTGATATTCACCCCGGGGATACTTTGATTCTGCTTGGCGATGAGCAGCGGGGAATTGCAATCCCGCCCAAAGAGTCTTTTTCAGAATTCGCAGCCAGATTATTTGACACTGCGACTGCAGATAGCGGCAGATAA
- a CDS encoding glycosyltransferase — MPAISVIVPVYKAESFLRKCTDSVLHQRLPDLELLLIDDGSPDGSGALCDAIAGEDGRVRVFHKENGGVSSARNLGLAQAKGQYIAFVDSDDWMEPEMLKTLHTALQSAQADSAGCAHLNVTPSGQSWPEAGVLPAGVYGTDEMMRGIVDPLLGDRVGAKVVNGFIWRFLFSADVIRAHGMSFEGAYLEDELFLMEYFCYAKKLVMVDQPLYCYLQNPGSVTHRYMKNYMDTFHRFMERKEELARRLGLESRRPQWRQNSNFAGLLIAIGNEYAAGNNATAAEKRERVRRIAALPEMEEALWAVHPDGQSRNKRIVTALVRRRWFGLLTLLYRMKNRS, encoded by the coding sequence ATGCCCGCCATTTCTGTGATCGTACCCGTCTATAAAGCGGAGTCCTTTTTGCGCAAATGCACGGACAGCGTGCTGCATCAGAGGCTGCCGGATTTGGAGCTGCTGCTGATTGACGACGGCTCCCCCGACGGGAGCGGGGCGCTGTGCGACGCGATCGCCGGAGAGGACGGCCGCGTCCGGGTGTTCCATAAGGAAAACGGCGGCGTCAGCTCCGCCCGGAACCTGGGGCTGGCTCAGGCAAAGGGACAGTATATCGCCTTTGTGGACAGCGACGACTGGATGGAGCCGGAGATGCTCAAAACGCTCCACACCGCCCTGCAATCCGCGCAGGCGGACAGCGCGGGCTGCGCACATCTCAACGTGACCCCTTCCGGACAGAGCTGGCCGGAGGCGGGTGTTCTCCCCGCCGGCGTATATGGGACCGATGAGATGATGCGGGGCATCGTGGACCCGCTCTTAGGCGACCGGGTGGGGGCGAAGGTGGTCAACGGATTCATCTGGCGGTTTCTCTTTTCCGCCGATGTCATCCGCGCCCACGGCATGTCCTTTGAAGGAGCCTATCTGGAGGACGAGCTCTTTTTGATGGAGTATTTCTGCTACGCAAAAAAGCTGGTCATGGTGGACCAGCCCCTGTACTGCTACCTGCAAAATCCCGGCTCCGTGACCCATCGGTATATGAAAAACTACATGGATACCTTCCACCGGTTTATGGAGCGCAAGGAGGAGCTGGCGAGGCGTTTGGGGCTGGAGAGCCGCCGCCCCCAGTGGCGGCAGAACTCCAACTTTGCCGGATTGCTGATCGCCATTGGAAACGAGTATGCCGCCGGCAACAACGCAACCGCGGCGGAGAAGCGGGAGCGGGTGCGGCGGATCGCAGCCCTTCCGGAGATGGAGGAGGCGCTGTGGGCCGTACATCCCGATGGCCAGTCCCGGAACAAGCGGATTGTGACGGCATTGGTGCGGAGGCGGTGGTTTGGTCTTTTAACTCTGCTGTATCGGATGAAAAATAGAAGCTGA
- a CDS encoding acyltransferase family protein: MDNLRCMTVGLVLVYHVFFLYNHIGLPGAMGDTGGGRLFDVFLYVVYPWCMFVLFLIAGMCARYSLKKRSSREFLKERATKLLIPSTIGLFVYHWIGGYLNIKIGGGADSIPAALLYPISALSGTGPLWFIQMLFLFSVLVVLLRSVDRNDRLWRWCGKCSFPVLLFLVVPIWGAAQIGNLPVLIMYRFGIYASAFLIGYLIFSHERIQALLERFHLPLLAASILLAALYTLCYFGENYLFSLQDFFTNAYLWSATLAILGCGRAFLNRKVSSYLSQASFGLYILHYPVVLSVCYALIRFFRLPPLANYAGALILEFSISFALWELFRRIPVVRSLVLGMRRK, from the coding sequence TTGGACAATCTTCGCTGCATGACTGTGGGACTGGTACTCGTCTACCATGTCTTCTTCCTCTATAACCACATCGGCCTGCCAGGCGCCATGGGAGATACAGGCGGAGGACGGCTCTTTGATGTGTTTTTGTACGTGGTCTATCCCTGGTGCATGTTTGTATTGTTTCTCATTGCGGGCATGTGCGCCAGATACTCCTTAAAAAAGCGGAGCAGCCGGGAATTTCTCAAGGAGCGTGCCACAAAGCTGTTAATCCCGTCCACAATTGGTTTGTTCGTTTACCATTGGATCGGCGGCTATCTCAATATCAAAATCGGCGGGGGCGCGGACTCCATTCCCGCCGCTCTGCTCTACCCCATCTCGGCCCTCAGCGGAACCGGGCCGCTGTGGTTTATCCAGATGCTGTTTCTGTTTTCCGTGCTGGTGGTTCTGCTGCGCAGTGTGGACCGGAACGACCGCCTTTGGCGCTGGTGCGGTAAGTGCAGCTTTCCGGTCCTGCTGTTTTTAGTGGTTCCCATCTGGGGAGCGGCGCAGATTGGGAACCTGCCGGTGCTGATTATGTATCGGTTCGGCATATATGCCTCCGCCTTTTTGATTGGATATCTGATTTTTTCCCATGAGCGGATACAGGCCCTGCTGGAGCGGTTTCACCTCCCCCTGCTGGCGGCTTCCATATTGCTGGCCGCACTGTACACGCTCTGTTATTTTGGGGAAAACTACCTCTTCTCCCTTCAGGATTTTTTCACCAACGCATACCTCTGGTCGGCCACGCTGGCCATTCTGGGCTGCGGAAGAGCCTTCCTGAACCGTAAGGTATCCTCTTATCTGTCGCAGGCAAGCTTTGGGCTGTATATCCTCCACTACCCCGTTGTCCTATCGGTCTGTTACGCGCTGATCCGTTTTTTCCGACTGCCGCCTCTTGCAAACTACGCCGGCGCCCTCATTTTGGAATTTTCCATCTCCTTTGCCCTGTGGGAACTGTTCCGGAGGATCCCCGTCGTCCGCTCTCTTGTATTGGGGATGCGCCGGAAATAA
- a CDS encoding O-antigen ligase family protein → MVDTIKESFICCALLRLWTALSQVWNDSRTGETIHRFEAWCQRVWHGSALVGFFTREGTLSASWGPSLSCRLLTWLLNLPALVLHWLYRKLQPYFDGSFFATLAFDMGESTAIAVSWLVALLLSIPYERWNNAYSLMGFFLCLLLLVAGGMRRKTFRLNAAAVGPYAVLLAASVCLAVVFSAYRGLSYRFFLFHLTCMILVIVTVSAVRHAGDLVRLAAGAGLGVFTSSAYGIVQRIQGVEVNASYVDLTLNKGMPGRVYSFFDNPNAFAEMLIFFLPLVLALVLCSRRWYSVAAALGVFCMGVGVLLMTYSRASWIGLAVSLLLFVFLWKPKLLPGLILLGVACIPLLPDTILNRIMTITNLKDTSTSSRFPLYEAALALIRQSPVTGAGLGTDAVKEYISVHNLYHARAPFVHSHNIYLQIWVEQGILGLTAFLGTMLWGYKSAAAAIKGKVSRQAKLITLAGASAIAGAMVCGMADYLWNYPRVMCMFWYLFAVTAAGIKVCKMEKDLI, encoded by the coding sequence ATGGTAGATACGATCAAAGAAAGCTTCATCTGCTGCGCCCTGCTCCGGCTTTGGACGGCGCTCAGCCAAGTGTGGAACGACAGCCGGACCGGGGAAACGATCCATCGGTTTGAAGCCTGGTGCCAGCGGGTCTGGCATGGCAGCGCGCTGGTTGGCTTTTTCACCAGGGAGGGAACCCTGAGCGCCTCCTGGGGGCCGAGCCTTTCCTGCCGGCTGCTGACCTGGCTCCTCAATCTGCCTGCCTTGGTGCTCCACTGGCTGTACCGGAAGCTGCAGCCCTATTTTGACGGCAGCTTTTTTGCAACCCTGGCCTTTGACATGGGGGAGTCCACCGCCATTGCCGTGTCCTGGCTGGTGGCGCTGTTGCTGTCCATTCCCTATGAGCGCTGGAACAACGCCTACAGCCTGATGGGGTTCTTTCTCTGCCTGCTGCTGTTGGTTGCAGGCGGGATGCGCCGTAAAACCTTCCGGCTGAACGCTGCGGCTGTGGGCCCCTACGCGGTGCTTTTGGCCGCGTCTGTATGCCTGGCGGTGGTCTTTTCCGCCTATCGCGGGCTCTCTTACAGGTTCTTCCTGTTTCACTTGACCTGCATGATCCTCGTGATCGTGACGGTCAGCGCCGTGCGCCATGCCGGCGATCTGGTGCGCTTGGCGGCCGGGGCGGGGCTCGGCGTCTTTACCTCCTCCGCCTATGGGATTGTTCAGCGGATTCAGGGCGTGGAGGTCAATGCCTCCTACGTGGATCTGACGCTGAACAAAGGAATGCCCGGCCGGGTCTACTCCTTCTTTGACAATCCCAACGCCTTTGCGGAGATGCTGATTTTTTTCCTGCCCCTGGTGCTTGCGCTTGTCCTCTGCTCCAGGCGCTGGTACAGCGTGGCGGCTGCGTTGGGTGTGTTCTGCATGGGAGTGGGTGTGCTGCTGATGACCTACTCAAGGGCCAGTTGGATCGGGCTGGCGGTTTCCCTGCTGCTGTTTGTCTTTTTGTGGAAGCCTAAGCTGCTGCCGGGACTGATTCTGCTGGGGGTCGCCTGCATTCCCCTGCTGCCGGATACCATTCTCAACCGCATTATGACCATTACCAACCTGAAGGACACCTCCACGTCCAGCCGTTTCCCGCTCTATGAGGCGGCCTTGGCGTTGATCCGCCAGAGTCCTGTCACCGGCGCGGGGCTTGGCACGGATGCGGTGAAGGAGTATATCTCTGTCCACAATCTCTACCACGCGCGGGCGCCTTTTGTCCATTCCCACAACATCTATCTACAGATTTGGGTGGAGCAGGGGATACTGGGGCTGACGGCCTTCTTGGGCACAATGCTCTGGGGGTATAAGTCCGCGGCTGCCGCGATTAAGGGAAAGGTGTCCCGCCAGGCGAAGCTGATCACTCTGGCCGGTGCTTCTGCCATCGCCGGGGCAATGGTTTGCGGAATGGCGGATTATCTCTGGAATTATCCCCGGGTCATGTGCATGTTTTGGTATTTGTTTGCCGTGACAGCCGCTGGAATTAAGGTTTGCAAAATGGAAAAAGACCTGATATAA
- a CDS encoding cold-shock protein, which translates to MNNGTVKWFNEEKGFGFISNDNGSGDVFVHFSAIQGQGFRTLQEGQKVTFETETDPKDSRKLRAVNVRAAA; encoded by the coding sequence ATGAATAACGGTACTGTTAAATGGTTTAATGAGGAAAAGGGCTTTGGATTTATCTCCAACGACAACGGCAGCGGCGATGTGTTCGTGCATTTCTCCGCCATCCAGGGTCAGGGCTTCCGCACGCTGCAGGAGGGCCAGAAGGTCACTTTTGAGACCGAGACCGACCCCAAGGACAGCAGAAAGCTCCGGGCTGTCAACGTCCGGGCCGCCGCCTAA
- a CDS encoding DMT family transporter, giving the protein MKKLIVLLGVAGVSVSALLVRYSTAPSLTIVAYRMAFATLLLMPWAGVFHRDELRSIGRRRLLLCGVSGLFLGLHFFAYFSSLQYTSIASSVVLVDTEVFWVAGLMFLLTGERVGKWGALGIALAFAGSVVVVLCEGAGGSVKGDLIALAGAAFMAVYTVIGRLVRREMSTTLYTALVYGAGFLTAAAMALATGVPLSGWGGENLWIGLGLAVFCTLLGHSVFSWGLKYEKAAYISTVKFLEPVFASVWGVLFLREIPPLPTVLGALVILAGVALCAWDGGTDRRPPEKSMGGRRCQTGKKGV; this is encoded by the coding sequence ATGAAAAAACTGATCGTCCTTTTGGGCGTGGCCGGGGTCTCTGTCTCGGCGCTGCTGGTCCGGTATTCCACCGCTCCCAGCCTGACGATAGTGGCCTACCGCATGGCCTTTGCAACGCTGCTTCTGATGCCGTGGGCCGGTGTCTTCCACCGCGATGAGCTGCGGAGCATAGGGCGCCGCCGGCTGCTGCTGTGCGGTGTGTCGGGACTCTTCCTTGGGCTTCACTTTTTCGCCTATTTTTCCTCGCTGCAATATACCTCCATCGCCTCCTCCGTGGTGCTGGTGGATACGGAGGTATTTTGGGTGGCAGGGCTGATGTTCCTGCTGACCGGGGAGCGGGTGGGGAAGTGGGGGGCCTTGGGCATCGCTTTGGCCTTTGCGGGCAGCGTGGTCGTGGTGCTCTGCGAGGGGGCGGGAGGAAGCGTGAAGGGAGACCTCATTGCCCTGGCCGGCGCCGCGTTTATGGCGGTTTATACGGTGATTGGACGGCTGGTACGCCGGGAGATGTCCACCACGCTTTACACCGCCTTGGTCTACGGCGCGGGCTTTCTGACCGCAGCGGCCATGGCCCTGGCCACCGGCGTGCCTCTGAGCGGCTGGGGAGGGGAGAATCTGTGGATCGGACTGGGCCTTGCGGTGTTCTGCACCCTGTTGGGCCACAGTGTTTTCAGCTGGGGGCTGAAGTATGAAAAGGCCGCCTACATCTCCACGGTGAAATTTTTGGAGCCGGTCTTTGCCTCGGTGTGGGGGGTGCTCTTTTTGCGGGAGATACCGCCGCTCCCCACGGTCCTGGGCGCCCTGGTGATTTTGGCCGGCGTGGCCCTGTGCGCCTGGGACGGCGGAACGGACCGCCGCCCCCCGGAGAAAAGCATGGGCGGACGCCGTTGCCAAACAGGAAAAAAGGGCGTATAA
- a CDS encoding FAD-binding protein: protein METFDIVVVGGGPAGATFSRIASGGARSVLLLDGNIRGKPCGGLLAPDAQKALARFDLTLPKDILVDPQIFAVRTIDLKTTRQRYYQRMYINLDRDKFDRWLISLADSSAQVRRGRCTALKRTKGGVAVTYRTDAGEYQTVLGKAVVGADGANSIVRRSFFPTLHTRSYVAIQQWFPLQEESRKAFYSCIFDPDTSDCCSWSIHKDDCMIFGGAFAPHGCRENFERQKEKLAPFGFRLGQPVKTEACMVLRPMGPRSFCCGGNGVYLIGEAAGLISPSSLEGISSAIVSAVALRQAIDAADPGREYLRRTRRLRWKLTLKNLKCPFMYLPLLRNLVMASGLSSIRLYDGEEDSL, encoded by the coding sequence ATGGAGACATTTGACATCGTTGTGGTGGGAGGCGGTCCGGCGGGGGCCACCTTTTCCCGGATTGCCTCCGGCGGAGCGCGCAGCGTTCTGCTGCTGGACGGAAATATCAGGGGAAAGCCCTGCGGCGGGCTGCTGGCCCCTGACGCGCAGAAGGCCCTGGCCCGGTTTGACCTGACGCTGCCAAAGGATATTTTGGTGGATCCTCAGATTTTTGCCGTGCGCACCATTGATCTGAAAACAACAAGACAGCGGTATTACCAGCGCATGTATATCAACCTGGACCGGGACAAATTCGACCGCTGGCTGATCTCGCTGGCAGACTCCTCGGCCCAGGTGCGGCGGGGGCGATGCACAGCCCTGAAGCGGACCAAGGGCGGCGTGGCCGTCACCTACCGGACCGATGCGGGGGAGTATCAGACCGTGCTGGGCAAAGCGGTGGTGGGTGCCGACGGAGCAAACTCCATCGTGCGCCGCAGCTTTTTCCCGACCCTGCACACCCGGAGCTATGTGGCCATCCAGCAGTGGTTTCCACTTCAGGAGGAGAGCCGCAAGGCCTTTTACTCCTGTATCTTCGACCCGGACACCTCGGATTGCTGCTCCTGGTCCATCCACAAGGACGACTGTATGATCTTTGGCGGGGCCTTTGCGCCCCACGGCTGCCGGGAGAACTTTGAACGCCAGAAGGAGAAGCTGGCTCCCTTTGGCTTCCGCCTGGGCCAACCGGTGAAGACCGAGGCCTGCATGGTGCTGCGGCCCATGGGCCCGCGCAGCTTTTGCTGCGGAGGAAACGGAGTGTACCTGATCGGCGAGGCGGCGGGACTTATCAGCCCCAGTTCCCTGGAGGGGATCAGCTCCGCCATTGTCAGCGCTGTGGCGCTGCGCCAGGCGATAGATGCGGCGGACCCGGGCCGGGAGTACCTGCGCCGCACCCGCCGTCTGCGCTGGAAGCTGACGCTGAAGAACCTGAAGTGCCCCTTTATGTACCTGCCCCTGCTGCGGAATCTGGTGATGGCCTCGGGCCTTTCCTCCATCCGCCTTTACGACGGAGAGGAAGACAGCCTATGA